The following proteins come from a genomic window of Dromaius novaehollandiae isolate bDroNov1 chromosome 19, bDroNov1.hap1, whole genome shotgun sequence:
- the SDF2 gene encoding stromal cell-derived factor 2 translates to MWAARRLLALGLVLGAAVAARGDPAPVTCGSVVKLLNVRHNVRLHSHDVRYGSGSGQQSVTGVSAVDDSNSYWRVRGRTAAACERGAPVRCGQAIRLTHLGTGRNLHSHRFTSPLSGNQEVSAFGEAGEGDDLDDWTVVCGGSYWARDGEVRFRHASTDVFLAVTGEQYGRPIHGQKEVHGAASPSPSDAWRVMEGVFVQPGELLKAQRYHAEL, encoded by the exons atgtgggcggcgcggcggctgctggcgctggggctggtgctgggcgcggcggtggcggcgcgcgGCGACCCCGCGCCCGTCACCTGCGGCTCCGTGGTGAAGCTGCTCAACGTGCGCCACAACGTCCGCCTCCACTCGCACGACGTGCGCTACGGATCCG GCAGCGGGCAGCAGTCGGTGACCGGCGTGTCGGCGGTGGACGACAGCAACAGCTACTGGCGGGTGCGGGGCCGCACGGCGGCGGCGTGTGAGCGCGGCGCGCCGGTGCGCTGCGGCCAGGCCATCCGCCTCACGCACCTCGGCACCGGCCGCAACCTCCACAGCCACCGCTTCACCTCCCCGCTCTCCGGCAACCAG GAGGTGAGCGCCTTCGGGGAGGCCGGCGAGGGCGACGACCTGGACGACTGGACGGTGGTGTGCGGCGGGAGCTACTGGGCGCGGGACGGCGAGGTGCGCTTCAGGCACGCCTCCACCGACGTCTTCCTCGCGGTGACGGGCGAGCAGTACGGGCGGCCCATCCACGGGCAGAAGGAGGTGCACGGcgccgcctcccccagccccagtgaCGCCTGGCGGGTCATGGAGGGCGTCTTCGTGCAACCCGGCGAGCTGCTGAAGGCGCAGCGGTACCACGCCGAGCTGTGA